In the genome of Rhodoplanes sp. Z2-YC6860, one region contains:
- a CDS encoding class I SAM-dependent RNA methyltransferase — MTERLVIDHIAHRGDGAADTPDGPVFVAYALPGETVEVERVPGHPDRRHLLRVDTPSPERIEPFCQHFGVCGGCAIQHWSEARYREWKRDLVVTALQQAGLKAPVADLIDAHGEGRRRATFHARRGTHDIIEVGFAAPRAHHIVAIDRCPILTPALDGALAAAWAVSEILKPEKKPLDIQVTATEAGIDMDVRGSGALNPARMTALAQATGKHRLARLTRHGELVAQRAAPTVMMGRARVTLPPGAFLQATVAGEEVLARLVDGHIARGKLAADLFCGLGPFALRLAERMRVAAFDSDAAATTALKAAAAATSGLKPVDTEARDLFRRPLVGQELKRFDTVVFDPPRQGAEAQARELAKSEVPRIVAVSCNVATFARDMRLLVDGGYRLGTVTPVDQFKHSAHIEIVALLERA, encoded by the coding sequence ATGACCGAACGCCTCGTTATCGATCACATCGCCCACCGCGGCGACGGCGCGGCCGACACGCCGGATGGCCCGGTGTTCGTGGCCTATGCGCTGCCTGGCGAGACCGTCGAGGTCGAGCGCGTGCCGGGCCATCCGGACCGCCGCCATCTCCTGCGCGTCGATACGCCGAGCCCCGAGCGCATCGAGCCGTTCTGCCAGCATTTCGGCGTCTGTGGCGGCTGCGCGATCCAGCATTGGAGCGAGGCGCGCTATCGCGAATGGAAACGCGATCTGGTCGTGACCGCGCTCCAGCAGGCCGGCCTCAAGGCGCCGGTCGCCGACCTGATCGATGCCCACGGCGAAGGCCGCCGCCGCGCCACGTTCCATGCGCGGCGCGGCACCCATGACATCATCGAGGTCGGTTTCGCCGCGCCGCGTGCGCACCACATCGTGGCGATCGATCGTTGTCCGATCCTGACCCCTGCCCTCGACGGCGCTCTCGCCGCGGCCTGGGCAGTGTCCGAAATCCTCAAGCCTGAAAAGAAGCCGCTCGACATCCAGGTGACTGCGACCGAGGCGGGCATCGACATGGATGTGCGCGGCTCGGGCGCGCTCAACCCCGCGCGGATGACCGCGCTGGCACAGGCCACCGGCAAGCATCGGCTAGCCCGGCTGACCCGTCACGGCGAACTGGTGGCGCAGCGCGCGGCGCCGACCGTGATGATGGGCCGGGCGCGCGTGACATTGCCGCCGGGTGCGTTCCTTCAGGCGACCGTGGCCGGCGAAGAGGTCCTCGCCCGGCTGGTCGATGGTCATATCGCGCGCGGGAAGCTCGCGGCCGACCTGTTCTGCGGCCTCGGGCCGTTTGCACTGCGGCTCGCCGAGCGCATGCGAGTCGCCGCCTTCGATTCCGATGCCGCGGCAACCACCGCGCTGAAGGCCGCAGCCGCTGCCACCTCAGGGCTCAAGCCGGTCGACACCGAAGCGCGCGACCTGTTCCGCCGGCCGCTCGTCGGCCAAGAGCTCAAACGCTTTGACACGGTCGTGTTCGATCCACCGCGTCAGGGCGCGGAGGCGCAGGCCCGCGAGCTCGCGAAAAGCGAGGTGCCGCGGATCGTCGCGGTGTCGTGCAATGTCGCGACCTTCGCCCGCGACATGCGCCTGCTCGTCGACGGCGGCTACCGTCTCGGCACGGTAACGCCCGTCGATCAGTTCAAGCACTCCGCTCATATCGAGATCGTGGCGCTGCTGGAACGCGCTTAA
- a CDS encoding MATE family efflux transporter, translating into MTMPEQALAGAAPASASRTIWRDELIETVKLALPIALTQLGQVAMMTGDLALLGRLGNQVVAASALAHTILFAFFIVGMGLVSAVSPLASQAFGARDPRMVRRALRAGLWAATLLGVPVTMSQLYGEQMLLALGQTPEAAKLAASYLHGLAWCIVPAWWFIALRGFMQSVNRPEPGLWITLVAIPANTALAYALIYGEFGLPRLEMFGAGLGTAIINLCMCIAAVWVCTTCRPFKKFHVLGRFWRPDWSLFGRLLAIGAPISGTMLLEFGLFAAAALLMGLIGTEALAAHQIALTTASILFMVPFGVSMAATTRVGHAVGRRDKEATRRAGMTAIALGMAFMAAMTLLVALVRQFIPLLFLGLDTPASDTTLQLAALLLAVGASFFIADGVQTVAVGALRGLNDTRMPLLFAAICFWVIGFSACWGLGFALDYGPAGIWIGLSIGLMVYAILLIRRFHLLTRRGYLPDVASAK; encoded by the coding sequence ATGACGATGCCCGAACAAGCCCTCGCGGGCGCGGCGCCTGCCTCCGCGAGCCGAACGATCTGGCGCGACGAGTTGATCGAGACGGTCAAGCTCGCGCTGCCGATTGCGCTCACGCAACTCGGCCAGGTCGCGATGATGACGGGCGACCTCGCCCTGCTCGGCCGGCTCGGCAATCAGGTGGTGGCGGCGTCCGCGCTCGCTCACACCATTTTGTTTGCGTTTTTCATTGTCGGCATGGGTCTGGTTTCAGCGGTGTCGCCGCTTGCCTCACAGGCCTTCGGAGCGCGCGATCCGCGCATGGTTCGCCGTGCCCTGCGCGCAGGCCTCTGGGCCGCGACGTTGCTCGGCGTGCCCGTGACAATGTCGCAGCTCTACGGCGAGCAGATGCTGCTCGCGCTCGGCCAGACGCCCGAGGCGGCAAAGCTCGCCGCGAGCTATCTGCACGGACTCGCCTGGTGCATCGTGCCGGCTTGGTGGTTCATCGCGCTGCGCGGCTTCATGCAGTCGGTCAACCGCCCGGAGCCCGGGCTTTGGATCACGCTCGTTGCGATCCCGGCCAACACCGCGCTGGCCTATGCGCTCATCTACGGCGAGTTCGGCCTGCCGCGACTGGAGATGTTCGGCGCCGGGCTTGGCACCGCCATCATCAACCTCTGCATGTGCATCGCCGCGGTGTGGGTCTGCACCACCTGCCGGCCGTTCAAGAAATTCCACGTGCTCGGCCGTTTCTGGCGGCCGGATTGGTCGCTGTTCGGCCGTCTGCTCGCGATCGGCGCGCCGATCTCGGGCACCATGCTGTTGGAATTCGGCTTATTTGCCGCGGCTGCCCTGCTGATGGGCCTGATCGGCACCGAAGCGCTCGCCGCGCATCAGATCGCGCTCACGACGGCGTCGATCCTGTTCATGGTGCCGTTCGGCGTGTCGATGGCGGCGACCACACGGGTCGGCCATGCGGTCGGCCGGCGCGACAAGGAGGCGACACGGCGCGCAGGCATGACCGCCATCGCGCTGGGCATGGCGTTCATGGCGGCGATGACTCTGCTGGTTGCGCTCGTGCGCCAATTCATTCCGCTGCTGTTCCTCGGGCTCGACACGCCCGCATCGGACACGACGCTTCAACTTGCCGCGCTGCTGCTGGCCGTCGGAGCGAGCTTCTTCATCGCCGATGGCGTGCAAACCGTCGCAGTCGGCGCACTGCGCGGGCTCAACGACACGCGCATGCCGCTCCTGTTCGCCGCGATCTGCTTCTGGGTGATCGGATTCTCCGCGTGCTGGGGGCTTGGCTTCGCTCTGGATTATGGCCCGGCCGGAATCTGGATCGGCCTGTCGATCGGGCTGATGGTCTACGCGATCCTCTTGATCCGGCGCTTCCACTTGCTGACCCGGCGCGGCTATCTTCCGGACGTGGCCTCCGCTAAGTGA
- the dxs gene encoding 1-deoxy-D-xylulose-5-phosphate synthase, with protein MAQSSKTPLLDQIRTPDDLRRLPESQLRQVADELRTETVDAVAVTGGHLGAGLGVVELTVALHYVFNTPADRIVWDVGHQAYPHKILTGRRDRIRTLRQGNGLSGFTKRAESEYDPFGAAHSSTSISAALGMAVARDLSGGKNNTIAVIGDGAMTAGMAYEAMNNAGAMNSRLIVILNDNDMSIAPPVGAMAGYLARLFSGHTYRSLREIGKQLAKRLPKALEIGALRAEEFSRGMVTGGTLFEELGFYYVGPIDGHNMDQLLPVLKNVRDSQTGPIIVHCRTQKGKGYEPAEKSADKYHGVVKFDVATGIQAKAKSNAPAYQKVFGESLIKEAKKDNKIVGITAAMPSGTGIDLFEKVFPERTFDVGIAEQHAVTFAAGLATEGYKPFCAIYSTFLQRAYDQVVHDVAIQRLPVRFAMDRAGLVGADGPTHAGSFDIAYLGCLPGMVIMAAGDEADLVHMVATQVAIDDRPSALRYPRGEGVGVEMPTEGKPLEIGKGRIIREGSKIAILSLGTRLSESLKAAEELAAYGLSTTVADARFAKPLDTDLVLRLAAEHEVLITIEEGSIGGFAAQVFQTLSDHGALDRGLKIRAMVLPDTFIDQDSPNAMYAKAGLDTKGIVKKVFEALGKDAAKVETGRLA; from the coding sequence GTGGCTCAATCGTCCAAGACGCCCCTCCTTGATCAGATCCGCACGCCAGATGATCTGCGCCGGCTACCCGAGAGCCAGCTGCGCCAGGTTGCCGACGAATTGCGCACCGAGACGGTCGATGCAGTGGCAGTCACGGGTGGTCATTTGGGCGCCGGTCTCGGCGTCGTCGAGCTTACGGTTGCGCTGCATTACGTGTTCAACACGCCTGCCGACCGTATCGTCTGGGACGTCGGCCATCAGGCCTATCCGCATAAGATTCTGACCGGCCGCCGCGACCGCATCCGCACGCTGCGCCAAGGTAACGGGCTCTCCGGTTTCACCAAGCGCGCCGAGAGCGAATACGACCCGTTCGGCGCCGCGCATTCATCGACCTCGATCTCGGCAGCTCTCGGCATGGCCGTGGCGCGGGATCTCTCAGGCGGCAAGAACAACACCATTGCGGTCATCGGAGACGGCGCGATGACCGCCGGCATGGCCTATGAGGCGATGAACAACGCCGGCGCCATGAACTCGCGCCTGATCGTCATCCTCAACGACAACGACATGTCGATTGCGCCGCCGGTCGGCGCCATGGCGGGCTATCTGGCCCGGCTGTTCTCCGGCCACACCTATCGTTCGCTGCGCGAGATTGGCAAGCAGCTCGCCAAGCGCCTGCCCAAGGCGCTCGAGATCGGCGCGCTGCGCGCCGAGGAGTTTAGCCGCGGCATGGTCACCGGCGGAACTTTGTTTGAAGAGCTCGGATTCTACTATGTCGGCCCGATCGACGGCCACAACATGGACCAGTTGCTGCCCGTGCTGAAGAACGTGCGCGACAGCCAGACCGGCCCGATCATCGTCCACTGCCGTACCCAGAAAGGCAAAGGCTACGAGCCGGCCGAGAAGTCCGCCGACAAGTATCACGGCGTGGTCAAGTTCGACGTCGCGACCGGCATCCAGGCCAAGGCCAAATCGAATGCGCCGGCCTATCAGAAGGTGTTCGGCGAGAGCCTCATCAAGGAGGCCAAGAAGGACAACAAGATCGTCGGCATCACCGCCGCAATGCCGTCCGGCACCGGCATCGACCTTTTCGAGAAGGTGTTTCCGGAGCGGACCTTCGACGTCGGCATCGCCGAGCAGCACGCCGTGACGTTCGCGGCAGGACTCGCAACCGAGGGCTACAAGCCGTTCTGCGCGATCTATTCGACCTTCCTGCAGCGCGCCTATGACCAGGTGGTGCACGACGTCGCGATCCAGCGGCTGCCGGTGCGCTTCGCCATGGACCGCGCCGGCCTGGTCGGGGCCGACGGCCCGACGCATGCGGGTTCGTTCGACATCGCCTATCTCGGCTGCCTGCCCGGCATGGTGATCATGGCGGCGGGCGACGAAGCCGACCTCGTGCACATGGTCGCGACGCAAGTCGCGATCGACGACCGTCCGTCGGCGCTGCGCTATCCGCGTGGCGAGGGCGTCGGCGTCGAGATGCCGACCGAGGGCAAGCCGCTCGAGATCGGCAAGGGCCGCATCATCCGCGAGGGCAGCAAGATCGCGATCCTGTCGCTCGGCACGCGGCTGTCGGAATCGCTGAAGGCGGCCGAAGAGCTCGCGGCCTACGGCCTCTCCACCACAGTGGCCGATGCGCGTTTTGCCAAGCCCCTCGACACTGATCTGGTGCTGCGGCTCGCCGCCGAGCACGAGGTGCTGATCACCATCGAGGAAGGCTCGATCGGCGGTTTCGCCGCGCAGGTGTTCCAGACGCTGTCCGACCATGGTGCGCTCGACCGCGGCCTGAAGATCCGCGCCATGGTGCTGCCTGATACCTTCATCGATCAAGACTCGCCGAACGCGATGTATGCCAAGGCCGGTCTCGACACGAAGGGCATCGTGAAGAAGGTGTTCGAGGCTCTCGGCAAGGACGCCGCCAAGGTCGAGACTGGCCGCCTTGCTTGA
- a CDS encoding exodeoxyribonuclease VII small subunit, which yields MADTNAADIKKLTFERAIEELETIVKRLEEGKVPLEESVAIYERGEALKRRCEELLRQAEARVEKITLDSSGKPAGTEPLDVN from the coding sequence ATGGCCGACACCAATGCCGCCGACATCAAGAAGCTGACGTTCGAGCGGGCCATCGAGGAACTCGAAACCATCGTCAAACGACTTGAGGAGGGCAAGGTCCCCCTTGAGGAATCGGTCGCGATCTATGAGCGTGGCGAGGCATTGAAGCGGCGCTGCGAGGAACTGCTCCGGCAGGCCGAGGCCCGGGTGGAGAAGATCACGCTGGATTCGTCGGGGAAGCCCGCGGGAACCGAACCGCTCGACGTGAACTAA
- a CDS encoding histone deacetylase family protein: MTTLFISHPASLNHSNGPGHPERPDRLRAIESVLEQEKFQPLIRVQPEPADIEAVTLCHPRDYVEAIKEAAPKEGMVQLDADTSMSPGSWEAALRAVGGAMLAVDEVVTKKAANAFVAHRPPGHHAETVRPMGFCIFNQAAIAARHAQRKHGLNRVAVVDFDVHHGNGTQEIFWSDPTLMYCSTHQMPLYPGTGALSECGDHDNIVNAPLRPGDGGAQFKEALTSRILPRLQAFGPELIIMSAGFDAHQRDPLANLQFVEDDFAWATRKIMEVADKTADGSVVSVLEGGYDLQGLSLSAAAHVIALMRG; the protein is encoded by the coding sequence ATGACGACACTTTTCATTTCGCATCCGGCGTCGCTCAACCACAGCAATGGCCCCGGCCATCCGGAGCGGCCGGACCGGCTGCGCGCCATCGAGAGCGTGCTTGAGCAGGAGAAGTTCCAGCCGCTCATTCGCGTGCAGCCCGAGCCTGCCGACATCGAGGCCGTCACGCTATGCCACCCGCGCGATTACGTGGAGGCCATCAAGGAGGCTGCGCCGAAGGAAGGCATGGTGCAGCTCGACGCCGACACTTCGATGTCGCCGGGAAGCTGGGAAGCGGCGCTGCGCGCGGTCGGTGGCGCGATGCTCGCGGTGGACGAGGTCGTTACCAAGAAGGCCGCCAACGCTTTCGTGGCACACCGGCCGCCGGGCCATCATGCCGAGACCGTACGGCCGATGGGCTTCTGCATCTTCAATCAGGCTGCGATTGCGGCGCGTCACGCGCAACGAAAGCACGGCCTCAATCGCGTCGCCGTGGTCGACTTCGACGTGCATCACGGCAACGGCACGCAGGAAATCTTCTGGTCCGATCCGACGCTGATGTACTGCTCGACACACCAAATGCCGCTCTACCCCGGTACCGGCGCGCTGTCCGAGTGCGGCGATCACGACAACATCGTCAACGCGCCGCTGCGGCCGGGCGATGGCGGCGCACAGTTCAAGGAAGCGCTCACGAGCCGCATCCTGCCGAGACTTCAGGCCTTCGGTCCGGAACTGATCATCATGTCGGCAGGCTTCGACGCCCATCAGCGCGATCCGCTCGCCAATCTCCAGTTTGTCGAGGACGACTTCGCCTGGGCCACCCGCAAAATCATGGAGGTCGCCGACAAGACTGCGGACGGCAGTGTGGTCTCAGTGCTGGAAGGCGGCTATGACCTGCAGGGCCTGTCGCTGTCCGCGGCGGCCCACGTCATCGCGCTGATGCGCGGATAG
- a CDS encoding LysR family transcriptional regulator, with product MKRRVQRRSGKLLRNRLRMSQIELLAAMERSATLSAAARDVSLTQPAASRLLNALAADLGMALFERVGRTLKPTAAGQALVRKAAEFVADLDRTQSDLEAIDEGLIGTTSIGAGVSSCYVLVPRAVTLLMKAAPRIAVSIREGGMDELAARLREGRIDLLVGRFENETPYQDIVIEKLYNPSVKVVCGPQHPLARKRNPAWVELLQEPWIVPESGTPMRSAVEALFRRQGARPQSSLVECSAIQANVALLNSLNLIWVLSEDVSEYFARLGALHIVNVPELDAPGPFIVATCATVACRRPPGA from the coding sequence ATGAAGCGGAGAGTTCAGCGCAGGTCCGGCAAGTTGCTGCGCAATCGATTGCGCATGTCGCAGATCGAACTGCTCGCGGCGATGGAGCGCTCCGCGACATTGAGTGCGGCGGCCCGCGATGTGAGTCTCACGCAGCCCGCGGCATCGCGCCTGCTCAACGCGCTCGCGGCCGATCTCGGTATGGCGCTGTTCGAGCGCGTGGGGCGCACGCTCAAGCCGACCGCCGCAGGCCAGGCGCTGGTCCGGAAGGCAGCCGAATTCGTTGCCGATCTGGACCGGACGCAGAGCGATCTTGAAGCCATCGACGAAGGTCTGATCGGCACGACCAGCATCGGCGCAGGTGTCAGCTCCTGTTATGTGCTGGTGCCGCGCGCCGTCACCTTGCTGATGAAGGCTGCGCCGCGCATCGCGGTTTCGATCCGCGAGGGCGGCATGGACGAACTCGCGGCGCGCCTGCGGGAAGGCCGGATCGATCTGCTGGTCGGGCGTTTCGAGAACGAAACCCCGTACCAGGACATCGTCATCGAGAAGCTCTACAACCCGTCGGTCAAAGTCGTCTGCGGACCGCAGCATCCGCTGGCCCGGAAGCGAAACCCCGCATGGGTGGAGTTGCTTCAGGAGCCATGGATCGTGCCGGAAAGCGGCACGCCGATGCGCAGTGCCGTCGAGGCGCTGTTTCGGCGGCAGGGGGCCCGCCCGCAATCATCCCTGGTCGAGTGCTCGGCCATTCAGGCGAACGTGGCTCTGCTGAACAGCCTCAACCTGATCTGGGTGCTATCGGAAGATGTGTCGGAATACTTCGCCCGCCTCGGTGCGCTTCATATCGTCAATGTGCCGGAATTGGATGCGCCGGGTCCGTTCATCGTCGCCACTTGCGCCACCGTCGCTTGTCGCCGGCCGCCCGGCGCATGA
- a CDS encoding glutamine synthetase family protein, protein MGLSGQLLMARGEGFIQKHGLWTDDQHRQAAAIRERAEKDKLKLFRLAWADPHGASRAKTLTAPAFFGALESGHNTNVATTTLDASGARTFASFTRGGGMGLDEMTGSPNMIIVPDPATFRVLPWEPDVGWVLCDEYFTSGVPFHFSPRQLLRKQLARLSARKLRCMVGLEVEWYLLALADPHLTGEHVGAPGLKGRAPSTYPVEPGFSFHSESNMDLMHKPVAALADALEKLGLPLRSIENEWGPGQLECTFAPREALEAADNLVLFRTATRQLARRMGYLATFMSRPALKGYYSSGWHLHQSLVDAATGNNAFMPDAEGKPLSWTGLAYLGGLMHHALPSTVFANPTINGYRRFRMNSLAPDRVAWCSDHRGVMLRVLGAVNDPASRIENRIGEPSANPYLYIVSQIVAGLDGIDSKRDPGPPDTDPYSTKHPMLPKSLGDALVLMEKDALFRDELGPIFVDYYVKLKRTELARYEKFAADNNIDPASDETTAWEQDEYLDFF, encoded by the coding sequence ATGGGACTTTCTGGGCAGTTGCTGATGGCGCGCGGTGAAGGATTTATTCAAAAGCACGGTCTTTGGACCGACGATCAGCACCGCCAGGCTGCGGCGATCAGGGAGCGCGCCGAGAAGGACAAGCTGAAGCTCTTTCGGCTGGCCTGGGCCGATCCGCATGGCGCCTCGCGTGCGAAGACATTGACGGCGCCGGCGTTTTTCGGGGCGCTCGAGAGCGGCCACAACACCAATGTCGCGACCACGACGCTCGACGCCTCCGGCGCACGGACGTTCGCGTCGTTCACGCGCGGCGGCGGCATGGGCCTCGACGAGATGACCGGCTCGCCCAACATGATCATCGTGCCGGATCCGGCGACCTTCCGCGTCCTGCCCTGGGAGCCGGACGTCGGCTGGGTGCTCTGCGACGAATATTTCACGTCCGGCGTGCCATTTCACTTTTCGCCGCGTCAGCTTTTACGCAAGCAACTCGCGCGACTTTCGGCCCGCAAGCTTCGTTGCATGGTCGGGCTCGAGGTCGAGTGGTATCTGCTCGCGCTGGCCGATCCGCATCTGACCGGCGAACACGTCGGGGCCCCAGGCTTGAAAGGCCGAGCGCCATCGACCTATCCGGTCGAGCCGGGCTTTTCGTTTCATTCCGAGTCCAACATGGACTTGATGCACAAGCCGGTTGCAGCGCTGGCCGACGCGCTGGAGAAGCTTGGCTTGCCGCTCCGCTCCATCGAAAACGAATGGGGACCGGGCCAGCTCGAATGCACGTTTGCGCCGCGCGAGGCGCTGGAAGCCGCCGACAATCTGGTGCTGTTCCGCACCGCCACGCGGCAGCTCGCGCGCCGAATGGGTTATCTTGCGACGTTCATGAGCAGGCCTGCCCTGAAGGGCTATTACTCCAGCGGCTGGCATCTGCATCAATCACTGGTCGATGCGGCGACCGGCAACAACGCCTTCATGCCCGATGCCGAAGGCAAGCCGCTGTCATGGACGGGGCTTGCCTATCTCGGCGGCCTGATGCACCACGCGCTGCCTTCCACGGTTTTCGCCAATCCGACGATCAACGGCTACCGGCGCTTTCGGATGAATTCGCTCGCGCCGGATCGCGTCGCCTGGTGCTCGGACCATCGCGGCGTCATGCTGCGCGTGCTCGGCGCGGTAAATGATCCCGCCAGTCGGATCGAGAATCGGATCGGCGAGCCTTCAGCCAATCCATATCTCTACATCGTCTCGCAGATCGTCGCGGGCCTCGACGGCATCGACAGCAAGCGCGACCCGGGACCGCCGGACACCGATCCGTATTCCACCAAACATCCGATGCTGCCGAAAAGCCTCGGAGACGCGCTCGTGCTGATGGAAAAGGATGCGCTGTTCCGAGACGAACTCGGGCCAATCTTCGTCGACTACTACGTCAAGCTGAAGCGGACCGAGCTTGCGCGTTACGAAAAGTTCGCAGCCGACAACAACATCGATCCTGCATCCGACGAGACGACGGCCTGGGAGCAAGACGAGTACCTGGACTTCTTTTAA
- a CDS encoding aromatic ring-hydroxylating oxygenase subunit alpha translates to MTLERSKAPARLQNAPLYDWDELVQEDRVHRLIYTDPAVFDAEMVNVFGGTWVYLAHESQIPNPNDFITGKLGLRPLIITRDENGQIRALYNRCTHRGTTLCRWDKGNSRSFQCPYHGWNFLNTGKLRGVPWPDGYASKLVQEDKFNLAQVPRVESYRGFIFGTLNMEAPSLPDHLGPIKKPIDEWLDRNPGGKVIVCEANRLKFKGNWKLAYDNSGDGYHVIFSHRSLIQTENRFADEATKKGMSYYQNSPDTLPMYCQYMGNGHHFKDKRPNLEARPGGLWAIESLHPGMEHVQDKLRSRYGARAETMLDLAGSEPVNINVFPNLSLLGNHIQVFQPVAFDETDAIWYGTKIEDVDGTLGEEVLTDINALRMRTQEGFPNFGEVDDVTNFEQIQRGLAAAEDEWIYMNRGYAIPDRIHTLEDGTIKGPATDELFMREYIREWKRLMKAEPDIAIRREV, encoded by the coding sequence ATGACGCTCGAACGTTCCAAGGCTCCTGCGCGTCTGCAGAATGCCCCGCTCTACGATTGGGACGAACTGGTGCAGGAGGATCGTGTCCATCGCCTGATCTACACCGATCCCGCGGTGTTCGATGCCGAGATGGTCAACGTGTTCGGCGGCACGTGGGTGTACCTCGCCCATGAGAGCCAGATTCCCAACCCGAACGATTTCATCACCGGAAAGCTCGGCCTGCGTCCGCTGATCATCACACGAGACGAGAACGGCCAGATCCGCGCGCTCTATAACCGCTGCACCCACCGTGGCACGACGCTCTGCCGGTGGGACAAGGGCAACAGCCGGTCGTTCCAATGTCCGTATCACGGCTGGAATTTTCTCAACACCGGCAAGCTTCGCGGCGTGCCTTGGCCGGATGGCTATGCATCGAAGCTCGTCCAGGAGGATAAATTCAATCTCGCGCAGGTGCCGCGCGTTGAATCCTATCGCGGCTTCATTTTTGGCACGCTCAACATGGAGGCGCCGTCGCTCCCCGATCATCTCGGTCCGATCAAGAAGCCGATCGACGAGTGGCTCGATCGAAACCCCGGCGGCAAGGTCATCGTCTGCGAGGCCAATCGGCTCAAATTCAAGGGCAATTGGAAGCTCGCCTACGACAATTCCGGCGACGGTTATCATGTTATCTTCTCGCACCGCTCCCTGATCCAGACCGAGAACCGGTTCGCCGACGAGGCCACCAAGAAGGGGATGAGCTACTATCAGAATTCCCCGGACACGCTGCCGATGTATTGCCAGTACATGGGCAACGGCCATCACTTCAAGGACAAGCGCCCCAATCTCGAAGCGCGTCCGGGAGGCTTATGGGCCATCGAGTCGCTGCATCCGGGCATGGAGCATGTGCAAGACAAGCTCCGCAGCCGCTACGGCGCGCGCGCCGAGACCATGCTTGATCTCGCGGGCTCCGAGCCGGTCAACATCAACGTGTTTCCGAACCTGTCGCTGCTCGGCAATCACATCCAGGTGTTCCAGCCGGTGGCGTTCGATGAGACCGACGCGATCTGGTACGGCACCAAGATCGAGGACGTCGATGGCACGCTCGGCGAGGAGGTGCTGACCGACATCAATGCGCTGCGCATGCGCACGCAGGAGGGTTTTCCGAACTTCGGCGAGGTCGACGATGTGACGAATTTCGAGCAGATCCAGCGCGGTCTCGCCGCGGCGGAGGACGAGTGGATCTACATGAATCGAGGCTATGCGATTCCAGATCGCATCCACACGCTGGAGGACGGCACGATCAAGGGGCCTGCGACCGACGAACTGTTCATGCGTGAATACATCCGCGAGTGGAAGCGGCTGATGAAGGCCGAGCCCGACATCGCGATCCGGCGGGAGGTTTGA
- a CDS encoding aromatic-ring-hydroxylating dioxygenase subunit beta, protein MNAPARDPSRSSYYVTNDFYLELIADFADWQVDERSVEDCAERDRFRRLIEQEARLLDRLLYEEWLALYTPECAYWVPSTPEGGDPRTEISVMFDDRRRLEDRIYRLRTGYAWSQAPSSRTSRIVSNVEVFKSARDDQRMVRSNFAISEFWDGEIRMLAGWTGHRFRQHGGAWKISAKQVNLLNCDQCIRNPSIVL, encoded by the coding sequence ATGAACGCGCCCGCCCGAGACCCGTCACGGTCGTCCTACTATGTCACCAACGACTTCTATCTGGAGCTGATCGCCGATTTTGCCGACTGGCAGGTCGACGAAAGAAGTGTCGAGGATTGCGCAGAGCGCGACAGGTTCCGGCGGCTCATTGAGCAGGAGGCGCGCCTGCTTGACCGGCTTCTCTATGAGGAATGGCTTGCCCTCTACACGCCTGAATGTGCCTATTGGGTGCCATCCACGCCGGAAGGCGGCGATCCGCGCACCGAGATCTCCGTGATGTTCGACGATCGGCGACGGCTGGAGGACCGCATCTATCGGCTGCGGACGGGTTATGCCTGGTCGCAGGCGCCGTCGTCGCGGACGTCCCGGATCGTCTCGAACGTCGAGGTGTTCAAAAGCGCTCGCGACGACCAGCGCATGGTGCGCTCGAACTTCGCCATCAGCGAATTCTGGGACGGGGAAATCAGAATGCTCGCCGGCTGGACCGGCCACCGCTTCCGGCAGCATGGCGGCGCGTGGAAGATTTCCGCCAAGCAGGTCAACCTGCTGAATTGCGATCAATGCATCCGCAATCCGAGTATCGTTCTGTAA
- the grxC gene encoding glutaredoxin 3: MPTVEIYTTRFCPYCNAAKALLKRKGIAFTEIDIAANWERRDEMVQRASGQATVPQIFVGGRHVGGNAELQRLDASGELDAVFEIPTTT; this comes from the coding sequence ATGCCGACGGTCGAGATCTATACAACGCGGTTCTGTCCCTACTGCAACGCCGCCAAGGCGCTGCTGAAGCGCAAGGGCATTGCCTTCACCGAGATCGACATTGCAGCCAACTGGGAGCGCCGCGACGAGATGGTGCAGCGTGCCAGCGGTCAGGCCACGGTGCCGCAGATTTTTGTTGGCGGACGTCATGTTGGTGGCAACGCCGAGTTGCAGCGACTTGATGCCAGCGGCGAACTCGACGCTGTTTTTGAGATACCGACAACGACCTGA